A stretch of the Streptomyces sp. NBC_00078 genome encodes the following:
- a CDS encoding restriction endonuclease, translating to MAAVVWLVGHWAAVWPVLVVALGVIVVAGAGWGLWRAHSDAVGQDRQWRAQEEAKARELSMREVDALSWQDFEAYIADLCRRDGCTKVVVSGKSGDLGADVIGYFPDGRKLVVQCKKYAPERSVSSQDMQKFVGTARLEHGADVAVFVTTCRTFTKAAQGLALRQNIVPLHRDLLGSWVKGAHLETLIVLGGLGDGRTKRNSPA from the coding sequence GTGGCCGCGGTGGTGTGGCTGGTGGGGCACTGGGCTGCGGTGTGGCCGGTCCTTGTGGTCGCGCTCGGTGTGATCGTGGTGGCCGGGGCCGGCTGGGGGTTGTGGCGCGCGCACTCGGACGCGGTGGGCCAGGACCGACAGTGGCGGGCGCAGGAGGAGGCGAAGGCGCGTGAGCTGTCGATGAGGGAGGTCGATGCTCTGTCCTGGCAGGACTTCGAGGCTTACATCGCCGACCTGTGCCGCCGGGACGGCTGCACGAAGGTCGTCGTCAGCGGCAAGAGCGGTGACCTGGGCGCCGACGTCATCGGCTACTTCCCGGACGGCCGCAAACTGGTCGTTCAGTGCAAGAAGTACGCACCCGAGCGCAGCGTGTCCTCGCAGGACATGCAGAAGTTCGTGGGCACCGCCCGCCTTGAGCACGGCGCGGACGTCGCAGTCTTCGTCACCACCTGCCGTACGTTCACCAAAGCCGCGCAAGGGCTGGCGCTGCGGCAGAACATCGTGCCCCTGCACCGGGACCTGCTCGGTTCCTGGGTCAAAGGGGCCCATCTGGAGACATTGATTGTGCTCGGTGGGCTTGGCGACGGCAGAACGAAGCGGAACTCGCCGGCCTGA
- a CDS encoding SpoIIE family protein phosphatase, with protein MTRPDDPPTAAARMFAEAGAFGELLAGIEWAATPLGPPESWPGPLVDTLRLMLTSEHGMALYWGAEFATLYNLGSSPIVGAKHPWALGKPYKDVFPEVWDHPVSSHFHYVTDTRKSLLIPDEPLIMERHGFPEQCYFDSSFQPVLLDDGTAGGVLQIITETTGRVLGERRLRLLSETGARTAGLPTPDGVARVVAEVLGSYPEEIPFLDLYLASESGTLRPAASAGLRPAPEAVLPSAANGSKVAARLAQVVADGTPATLPAAALTGGNTAGQHAAAARLPVEEALALPLDCAGQVGGVLVVGINPCFPPTGAYRDFLEVLAAAVAGALTAALAHDEQRRRAEALTELDRAKTTFFANVSHELRTPLTLLLGPLQQVLADEDRPEQRERLELAERGALRLLKQVNTLLEVARADAGQTRPALEPVDLAGATAELAGVFRSAFDAAGLTLEVDCPPLPRPVSLDREMWEKIILNLLSNALKFTFTGGARVQVAAAGGRARLTVTDTGTGIPADELPRLFERFHRVRGARSRSHEGSGLGLVLVKDLVEANGGTVGVNSRLGQGTTVTVDLPFAAAHRPGPVPPAAGAESPGQAPREGAGGRSGRAAAYVDEALGWLAADPVPAAATPAAHTPHAPATHDAPDGPGPHETDRPQRARLLVVDDNADMRAYLTQLLQPDYDVLLAADGRAALEMALAQPVEMVLSDVMMPHMDGFELVRALRADPRTARLPIVLLTARAGEEESVQGRQAGADDYLAKPFSARQLLARVRAGLELSRLREHALTETRNQLAVLASLADAGLRLSATLDPDQILQTAGQILLPDFADQISIHLTAAAPAPQSPPAYIAGTPLLAREALVTAATHAINGTGPAPAGPPPAPAAVLALPLHAHDQTLGALVLVRRTDFSAVEHKYLENLAHRLAMAYDNATRYHNERRLALTLQGALLPHRLPQVPGVRLATHYRASNRGAEVGGDWYDVLALPDGAVGLAIGDVMGHDVEAATVMGQLRSALHSLAMEGAGPAQVLARLDAYLQSLATERFATCLYAVYDPHRHRLHYAASGHLPPLLVAADTAYLELPPALPLGLGSTPVDREVAFPPGTSLLLYTDGLVENRTLSLDDCLAALCRTCGALPAAARTDPQQITERALELLNTPGRVDDDTALLAATAEPS; from the coding sequence ATGACCCGGCCCGATGACCCGCCCACCGCGGCGGCCCGGATGTTCGCCGAGGCCGGTGCGTTCGGCGAGCTTCTGGCCGGGATCGAGTGGGCGGCGACGCCGCTCGGGCCCCCCGAGTCCTGGCCGGGGCCCCTGGTGGACACCCTGCGCCTCATGCTCACCTCTGAACACGGGATGGCTCTGTACTGGGGCGCCGAATTCGCCACGCTGTACAACCTGGGCTCCTCACCCATCGTCGGCGCCAAACACCCCTGGGCGCTCGGCAAGCCCTACAAGGACGTGTTCCCTGAGGTCTGGGACCACCCCGTGAGCTCCCACTTCCACTATGTGACCGACACCCGCAAGTCACTGCTGATCCCCGATGAGCCGCTCATCATGGAGCGCCACGGCTTTCCGGAACAGTGCTACTTCGACTCCTCCTTCCAGCCCGTGCTGCTGGACGACGGCACCGCCGGCGGCGTACTGCAGATCATCACCGAGACCACCGGCCGGGTACTGGGTGAGCGCCGGCTGCGCCTGCTGAGCGAGACCGGCGCCCGCACCGCCGGGCTGCCCACCCCGGACGGGGTCGCCCGCGTCGTCGCGGAGGTGCTGGGCTCGTATCCCGAAGAGATCCCGTTCCTCGACCTGTACCTGGCCTCCGAGTCGGGGACGCTGCGGCCGGCGGCCTCCGCAGGACTGCGGCCGGCGCCAGAGGCCGTCCTGCCGAGTGCGGCCAACGGGTCGAAGGTCGCGGCCCGGCTGGCGCAGGTGGTCGCCGACGGTACCCCTGCCACGCTGCCGGCAGCCGCGCTCACCGGCGGCAACACGGCCGGGCAGCACGCCGCGGCCGCCCGACTGCCAGTCGAGGAGGCGCTGGCTCTGCCGCTGGACTGTGCGGGGCAGGTGGGAGGTGTCCTGGTCGTGGGCATCAACCCCTGCTTCCCGCCGACCGGGGCCTACCGGGACTTTCTGGAGGTGCTCGCCGCCGCGGTGGCCGGGGCGCTCACGGCCGCACTCGCCCACGACGAACAGCGCCGGCGGGCGGAGGCACTGACCGAGCTGGACCGGGCCAAGACCACGTTCTTCGCCAACGTCAGCCATGAACTGCGCACCCCGCTCACTCTGCTCCTGGGGCCACTCCAGCAGGTTCTGGCCGACGAGGACCGGCCCGAGCAGCGCGAGCGGCTGGAGCTGGCCGAGCGCGGCGCCCTGCGCCTGCTGAAGCAGGTCAACACCCTCCTGGAGGTCGCCAGGGCCGATGCCGGGCAGACACGCCCTGCCCTCGAGCCGGTCGACCTCGCCGGTGCCACGGCCGAGCTGGCCGGGGTGTTCCGCTCCGCCTTCGACGCGGCCGGGCTGACGCTGGAGGTGGACTGCCCGCCACTGCCCCGGCCAGTCTCCCTGGACCGGGAGATGTGGGAGAAGATCATCCTCAACCTGCTCAGCAACGCCCTGAAGTTCACCTTCACCGGCGGCGCCCGGGTACAGGTGGCCGCGGCCGGCGGCCGGGCCCGGCTGACCGTGACCGACACCGGAACCGGCATCCCCGCGGACGAGCTGCCGCGCCTGTTCGAACGCTTCCACCGGGTCCGCGGCGCCCGCTCCCGCTCCCACGAGGGCAGCGGCCTCGGCCTGGTGCTGGTCAAGGACCTGGTGGAAGCGAACGGCGGCACCGTCGGCGTGAACAGCCGGCTCGGCCAGGGCACCACCGTCACCGTGGACCTCCCCTTCGCCGCCGCCCACCGGCCCGGCCCGGTCCCGCCCGCGGCCGGCGCCGAATCCCCCGGGCAGGCCCCCAGGGAAGGCGCAGGCGGGCGGTCCGGCCGCGCCGCGGCCTATGTGGACGAGGCGCTGGGCTGGCTGGCGGCCGACCCCGTCCCCGCTGCGGCCACCCCCGCGGCACACACCCCGCACGCCCCCGCGACCCACGATGCCCCCGACGGCCCCGGCCCGCACGAAACCGACCGCCCCCAACGCGCCCGCCTGCTGGTCGTCGACGACAACGCCGACATGCGCGCCTACCTCACCCAGCTCCTGCAGCCCGACTACGACGTGCTGCTTGCCGCCGACGGCCGGGCCGCCCTGGAGATGGCCCTGGCGCAGCCGGTGGAGATGGTGCTCAGCGACGTGATGATGCCCCACATGGACGGCTTCGAGCTGGTTCGCGCGCTGCGCGCCGACCCGCGCACCGCCCGCCTGCCCATCGTCTTGCTCACCGCCCGCGCCGGCGAGGAGGAATCCGTGCAGGGCCGGCAGGCCGGCGCCGACGACTACCTGGCCAAACCCTTCTCCGCGCGCCAGCTGCTGGCGCGCGTCCGCGCCGGGTTGGAACTGTCCCGGCTGCGCGAACATGCCCTGACCGAGACCCGCAACCAGCTGGCCGTGCTGGCCTCCCTGGCCGACGCGGGCCTGCGGCTGTCCGCCACCCTCGACCCGGACCAGATCCTGCAGACTGCCGGCCAGATCCTGCTGCCCGACTTCGCCGACCAGATCAGCATCCACCTCACCGCGGCGGCACCCGCCCCGCAGTCGCCCCCGGCATACATCGCCGGGACCCCCCTTCTTGCCCGCGAGGCCCTGGTCACCGCCGCCACCCACGCGATCAACGGCACCGGCCCAGCCCCGGCCGGCCCGCCCCCGGCGCCCGCCGCCGTGCTGGCCCTGCCGCTGCACGCCCACGACCAGACACTGGGGGCCTTGGTACTGGTCCGGCGCACCGACTTCTCAGCGGTCGAACACAAGTATCTGGAGAACCTCGCCCACCGTCTGGCCATGGCCTACGACAACGCCACCCGGTACCACAACGAGCGCCGCCTCGCCCTGACCCTGCAGGGCGCCCTGCTGCCCCACCGCCTGCCCCAGGTGCCCGGGGTGCGCCTGGCCACCCACTACCGGGCGAGCAACCGCGGCGCCGAGGTCGGCGGCGACTGGTACGACGTGCTCGCACTGCCCGACGGTGCCGTGGGGCTGGCCATCGGCGACGTCATGGGCCACGACGTGGAAGCCGCCACCGTGATGGGCCAACTCCGCTCCGCCCTGCACAGCCTCGCGATGGAGGGCGCCGGCCCGGCCCAGGTGCTGGCCAGGCTGGACGCCTACCTGCAGTCGCTCGCCACCGAACGCTTCGCCACCTGCCTGTACGCGGTCTACGACCCACACCGCCACCGCCTGCACTACGCCGCCAGCGGGCACCTGCCGCCCCTGCTGGTAGCCGCCGACACCGCCTATCTGGAGCTGCCTCCAGCGCTGCCGCTGGGTCTGGGCAGCACCCCGGTCGACCGCGAGGTGGCGTTCCCGCCCGGCACCAGCCTGCTGCTGTACACCGACGGCCTGGTGGAAAACCGGACACTGTCCCTGGACGACTGCCTGGCGGCCCTGTGCCGGACCTGCGGGGCGCTGCCCGCCGCCGCCCGCACCGACCCCCAGCAGATCACCGAACGGGCCCTGGAGCTGCTGAACACCCCCGGCCGGGTCGACGACGACACCGCCCTGCTCGCCGCCACCGCCGAACCATCGTGA